The Methanoregula sp. UBA64 genome contains the following window.
CAAGGCGATTGCCATCATCCGCCAGCTCCGCGGTCTCGGCATGGAGATCGTCCTCTCCGGCACCCAGACAGGAAATGCCGACGAGTACGAGAACATGAGCCGGATCCTCTCGGAAGGCACGATCATCATCGATGACGCGAACCCGGCAGAACTGGAAAAATTCCTGATTGAAAAACACGTGGATGTCATGATTGGCGGGGTCAAGGAACGGTTCCTGGCATACAAACTCGGGATCGGCTTTGTCGATCACAACCATGACCGGAAAGACGGCCTAGCCGGCTTTGACGGTGCGGTCCGGTTCGCCCGCGAGGTCTACGTCACCACCTGTTCTCCGGTCTGGAAATCCCTGCGGACCCCGGCTCCGGGAGGTACTATCCATGGCCAGTGAAGCAGCCGTTGCCGCCCCGGTACAGGGCCATGTCAAAGAGACAAGCGAGAACCAGTGCACCATGTGCATGCCGATTGGCGGCGTGGTCGCATTCAAGGGAATCGAGAACGCGATGGTGCTTATCCATGGCTCGCAGGGCTGCAGCACCTACATGCGGCTCTTTAATGTCGAGCACTTCAACGAGCCGGTTGACATCGCCTCGTCATCCTTAAACGAGAAACAGACCATCCATGGCGGCGAGGCAAACCTCAAAAAAGCCATGGACAATGTTATCCGGGTCTACCAGCCAAAAGTCCTTGGCGTGCTGACCACCTGCCTTGCCGAGACCATGGGCGAGGATATCGACCGGATCGTTGCGTCCTATATCGAAGAGAGGAAACTCACCGGGATCGATATCGTTCCGGTACCGACGCCGAGCTACAGCGGCACGCATGCCGAAGGCTACTGGGCAGCCATCCGGAGGATTGTCGCTTACTATGCACGTCCCGCGCAGTCCCACCGGCGCATCAATGTGATTGTGCCCAACATCAGCCCGGCCGATCTCCGGGAGATACAAAGGATCCTCGGCCTCATGGGCATTGAATACACATTGCTCCCGGATATCTCCCTGACGCTCGACCGCCCCTATGGCGGGAAGTACCAGAAGATCCCAACCGGCGGGACGCCCACCACGGCGATTGCGGAGATGACGGGCGCACCGGTGACCCTCCAGTTCGGTTCAACATGCCCGGATAATCTCTCCCCGGGAAAATATCTCGAAAACGAGTTTCATGTCCCGCTGGTGAACCTTCCGCTTCCGATCGGCTTAAAAAACATGGATCTCTTCATTGCGACCCTTGCAGAGATCAGCGGGAAGGCAGTGCCGGACGAGCTCGTGCTCGAACGCGGATGGCTCATGGACGCCATGGCCGACGCGCACAAGTACGATGCGGACGGTGTGCCGGTCCTCTACGGCGAACCCGAACTGGTTTACGCGCTCACATCGGTTCTTTCCGAGAACGGCGCTCTGCCGGCCGTGATCGCAACCGGTTCGAAAAACAGTATACTCGCCAGACTGCTGGCGCCGGTAACCGCAGATGCAGATACTGCCCCGGCGCTCATCGAGGAAGCCGACTTTGCGGCAATTGAAGAGGCTGCGATTCGTACCGGAGCAAATATCGCGATCGGCCACTCGGGAGGAAAACTGCTCACGGAGCGCCACGATATCCCGCTCCTCCGCATAGGGTATCCCATCCACGACCGGATGGGCGGCCAGAGGATCCTGTCCGTGGGCTACCGGGGCACGCTCGCGTTCCTCGACAGTTTCACCAACACGCTTCTTGGCCACAAGTATGCCACGTACCGCCAGAAGATCAAACAACACCTCTGTTCACCGGAGGGGAGGTAAGACCATGCAAAAACCAAAACACCATATCTTTGTCTGTACAAGCTCCCGCGCAAACGGGCAGCAGAAAGGATTCTGTCACTCAAAAGAGGGCGTTGACATTATGTCGCGCTTCCTGGAAGAGATCGAAGAACGGGACTGCGGCGGCGACGTGTTCCTCTCAAACACCGGCTGCTTTGGGATCTGCGACAAGGGCCCCATCGTAGTCGTGTACCCGGACAATGTCTGGTACGGTGCCGTGACGCCGGACGATGTGACCGCGATCATGGACGAGCACATCGAAGGCGGCAAAATCGTCGAACGTCTGGCGATCTGACACCGGAAGCGCAACAATGGCAGAAGAGATCGCAGTCATCCTTGGAGATGACGGGACAACGGGAAGGCTGGGTGATCCGGGAACACTTGCGGTATTCAGCCGCAGCGCCGGCACCTGGTCCAGGGTACGCGGGATGCCCGTTGTTCTTGATCCATCGCAGGGCCTCAAAGGGATGCGCACGGCAGCGGCCGGTATTGCTGCATTCCTTGGCGACTGCCGGGTCCTGGTAACCCGGTCGGCAAGCGGGGCCCTGTACTTCGAACTGGAAAAAGCAGGATGCACGCTCTGGGAGATTCCCGGGAAACCTCAGGAGTTTCTCGATTCCGTCTGGGCCGATGAGGAAAAGGCAAAGGTCCCGGCCGGGAAACCCGCGGCAGCCGACATCCCGAAACCCACGGAAAAAACTCCGGGGAACTTCTTTATCTCGATAAAGGAAGTCCAGGGAAAGCGGCCGGATATGTCGAGCAAGCAGGTCCTCCAGCAGTTCATCCAGAGCGGCGGCTTTCTCGTCCTCGATATCGTATGCAGCCATGTCCCTCCCTGGATCGAGGTAGAGGCAGAACGCCGGGGGTATACGCTCGAAACCGAACAACTTGGAAAAGATTCCATCAAAGTCAGGCTAACCACAAACACCGGCCGGTAACCCGGACCCGGGTCATGCAAAAAGAGGGATAATGCATATGATTCAGGCAGGCAAATAGTATGGCACGCAGGGTATTCCCGGACGATCAGCGGGATTATTAAGAGAACGGGTATACCTGCACGAACGAGGTGATTTATCCAGAATCCTGTTAACCCCGCCCAGGTTATCCGGCCGGGCCACCACCGGCACGAATCGTGCCGGAGCACTCTCATCTCTCCCGGATATGATCGTATACTTTTTTTAGCCCGGGGGAAGTAACCACAAGTGGTTACTTCTCCCGATCAATAAAACATAATTTTTAATTACTTTTCGGTGGAAGTTACATACAATAAAGGAACTGTTTAACGGATTGTGAAAGTTATGCACGGAAAACTGACACCCTCAAAACTTGCGCTTATCAGCATGATCTTCGCGCTTCTGGTGGCTGCGGCACTCTTTGCCGGCTGCACCCAGAGCACAACCAGCACCACACCGGCCACCACGGCCGCAACAACCGCACCGGCCGCAGCATCAGCAACGCCGGTTGCAACCGCAGTTGCAACGGCAGTCC
Protein-coding sequences here:
- a CDS encoding nitrogenase component 1, giving the protein MASEAAVAAPVQGHVKETSENQCTMCMPIGGVVAFKGIENAMVLIHGSQGCSTYMRLFNVEHFNEPVDIASSSLNEKQTIHGGEANLKKAMDNVIRVYQPKVLGVLTTCLAETMGEDIDRIVASYIEERKLTGIDIVPVPTPSYSGTHAEGYWAAIRRIVAYYARPAQSHRRINVIVPNISPADLREIQRILGLMGIEYTLLPDISLTLDRPYGGKYQKIPTGGTPTTAIAEMTGAPVTLQFGSTCPDNLSPGKYLENEFHVPLVNLPLPIGLKNMDLFIATLAEISGKAVPDELVLERGWLMDAMADAHKYDADGVPVLYGEPELVYALTSVLSENGALPAVIATGSKNSILARLLAPVTADADTAPALIEEADFAAIEEAAIRTGANIAIGHSGGKLLTERHDIPLLRIGYPIHDRMGGQRILSVGYRGTLAFLDSFTNTLLGHKYATYRQKIKQHLCSPEGR
- a CDS encoding 2Fe-2S ferredoxin gives rise to the protein MQKPKHHIFVCTSSRANGQQKGFCHSKEGVDIMSRFLEEIEERDCGGDVFLSNTGCFGICDKGPIVVVYPDNVWYGAVTPDDVTAIMDEHIEGGKIVERLAI
- a CDS encoding Fe-only nitrogenase accessory AnfO family protein; translated protein: MAEEIAVILGDDGTTGRLGDPGTLAVFSRSAGTWSRVRGMPVVLDPSQGLKGMRTAAAGIAAFLGDCRVLVTRSASGALYFELEKAGCTLWEIPGKPQEFLDSVWADEEKAKVPAGKPAAADIPKPTEKTPGNFFISIKEVQGKRPDMSSKQVLQQFIQSGGFLVLDIVCSHVPPWIEVEAERRGYTLETEQLGKDSIKVRLTTNTGR